One segment of Drosophila mauritiana strain mau12 chromosome 3R, ASM438214v1, whole genome shotgun sequence DNA contains the following:
- the LOC117145267 gene encoding probable palmitoyltransferase ZDHHC24: MKISHEFVQFRGIMQSEVQMQTISIPMRGGGAIKSWADILGVSTNVCIILFFYLFEAFYVMPQFLGLFGQSVHFLVTTWIAYNILENLRLCATTLSTVDSLPPEMQQPMQGEEHLWHFCKICQRNVPPRSWHCNTCDACILKRDHHCNFVGNCVGHNNQRYFIWFSFYAAIGSGVALFDNFMLAHKHGVGFFDLVTANLIIFNAYMNPGRQELVIFYRIVIVLAVNIFAVLFPAILFCTQVATVRKNSVMRDYSDRTYDLGFGNNLGLILGSRRLWTCLAPNIKSPLPHNGTRWKSKRAV, translated from the coding sequence ATGAAAATTTCTCATGAATTTGTACAGTTTCGGGGCATCATGCAATCAGAAGTTCAAATGCAGACCATCAGCATCCCAATGCGCGGGGGTGGGGCCATCAAATCCTGGGCAGATATCTTGGGAGTTTCCACAAATGTGTGCATAATCCTGTTTTTTTACTTATTCGAAGCTTTCTACGTAATGCCACAGTTTTTGGGATTGTTTGGACAGTCGGTTCATTTTTTGGTCACCACTTGGATTGCCTACAACATTCTGGAAAACCTAAGGCTTTGCGCCACCACGTTGAGCACTGTGGACTCTTTGCCGCCGGAAATGCAGCAGCCGATGCAAGGTGAAGAGCACCTGTGGCATTTTTGCAAAATATGCCAAAGGAATGTACCGCCAAGGTCCTGGCACTGCAACACCTGTGATGCGTGCATTCTGAAACGCGATCACCACTGCAATTTCGTGGGCAACTGCGTGGGACACAATAATCAGCGATACTTCATATGGTTCTCATTTTACGCGGCCATCGGTAGCGGAGTGGCCTTATTTGATAACTTCATGTTGGCCCATAAGCACGGTGTTGGATTTTTTGATTTAGTCACAgccaatttaattattttcaatgcGTACATGAATCCTGGTAGACAAGAATTAGTGATTTTCTATCGAATAGTCATTGTCTTGGCTGTCAACATATTCGCCGTTCTGTTTCCAGCAATACTGTTTTGCACCCAAGTAGCGACGGTCCGCAAAAACTCAGTAATGCGCGATTATTCCGATCGAACCTATGACCTTGGATTCGGGAATAACTTGGGCCTGATCCTGGGAAGTCGCCGATTATGGACTTGCCTAGCGCCAAATATCAAAAGTCCCCTGCCCCACAATGGCACCCGATGGAAATCGAAGCGTGCCGTCTAG
- the LOC117145270 gene encoding probable protein S-acyltransferase 12, with the protein MCFIWACTKYLARRNPKVFVRISHPTAVLFVIVTTVFFVVLQMFYVVPQLFDVHGLMYKLGWLVAIFITYNIFGNMLACHITSTSVESLPKDRQFPKPEEEHLWHYCDVCEKLMPPRSWHCILCKCCILKRDHHCIFTASCIGHNNQRYFFWFTVFMALGTGVALATHIIATLKYFRYSDLIFLNFPKDNLPPFWLVFTLILNTYVFAAPVSSVLMQLSVLQNNVTLHDFYSDTCDLGLWKNFKLISGEKGLWTFLSPTVKSPLPHDGTQWKTKRYDISQF; encoded by the coding sequence ATGTGTTTCATATGGGCCTGCACCAAGTACTTGGCCCGTCGAAATCCGAAGGTATTCGTTCGAATATCCCATCCGACCGCAGTACTATTCGTAATCGTGACCACTGTCTTTTTTGTGGTGCTGCAAATGTTTTACGTGGTACCCCAATTGTTTGATGTCCACGGATTGATGTACAAGCTCGGCTGGCTAGTGGCTATATTTATAACGTACAATATCTTTGGCAATATGCTGGCCTGTCATATCACAAGCACTTCGGTGGAGAGTCTGCCAAAGGATCGGCAATTTCCGAAGCCGGAAGAGGAGCACCTGTGGCATTACTGCGATGTTTGTGAAAAACTGATGCCTCCAAGGTCCTGGCACTGTATATTGTGCAAGTGCTGCATTCTGAAGCGGGACCACCACTGCATTTTCACTGCCAGTTGCATCGGACACAATAATCAGagatattttttttggttcaCCGTCTTCATGGCGTTGGGAACTGGTGTGGCCTTGGCTACCCATATTATTGCCACCCTAAAGTATTTCCGCTATTCGGACCTGATATTCCTAAATTTTCCTAAGGATAACTTACCACCATTTTGGCTGGTCTTCACTCTTATACTAAATACTTACGTATTTGCAGCCCCTGTATCTTCGGTGCTTATGCAATTATCTGTACTTCAAAATAATGTCACCTTGCACGACTTTTACAGTGATACCTGTGATTTGGGCTTGTGGAAGAATTTCAAGCTGATTTCGGGCGAGAAAGGCTTATGGACTTTCCTCTCACCCACCGTTAAGAGTCCTTTGCCCCATGATGGTACCCAGTGGAAAACCAAACGGTACGACATCAGCCAGTTTTAA
- the LOC117145271 gene encoding probable palmitoyltransferase ZDHHC24 has translation MCIVNDWCREYANLYPKKAVSIGHPLSMIFLLVGTVFFFTLQVFYVAPDVHDGFMYKFFVISAIFTTYNILGNLLACYRTSSAVKCLPQERQIPKPGMEHLWHYCDICRKLMPPRSWHCPLCKCCILKRDHHCIFAATCIGHNNHRYFFWFTFYLAFGIFMSMATLFCDVGRSVYLLHRMKTGFGSTVKSLSYFRRHHDLGFRKNCQLIMGQRGLWTFISPSLKSPLLHDGTHWQIKQCF, from the exons ATGTGTATTGTAAATGATTGGTGCCGCGAATATGCCAATCTCTATCCTAAGAAGGCCGTCAGCATAGGACATCCTTTGTCAATGATTTTTTTACTGGTGGGCACGGTTTTTTTCTTCACGCTGCAGGTCTTTTATGTGGCCCCCGATGTACATGATGGTTTTATGTACAAGTTCTTTGTGATATCAGCGATTTTTACAACATACAATATCCTGGGAAACTTGCTGGCCTGCTACCGTACAAGCTCTGCAGTGAAATGTTTGCCTCAGGAGCGGCAAATTCCGAAACCGGGAATGGAGCACCTGTGGCATTATTGCGATATCTGCCGGAAACTGATGCCTCCACGATCCTGGCACTGTCCACTGTGTAAATGCTGCATTTTGAAGCGAGACCACCACTGTATCTTCGCAGCAACTTGCATCGGACACAATAATCACCGATATTTCTTCTGGTTTACATTCTATTTGGCATTTGGGATTTTCATGAGCATGGCAACCTTATTTTGTGATGTGGGAAGGAGCGTTTATTTACTACACAGAATGAAGACTGGTTTTGGAAGCACAGTAAAATCCTTAAGTTACTTTCG TCGCCATCACGATTTGGGTTTCCGAAAGAACTGCCAGCTTATAATGGGCCAGCGAGGACTCTGGACTTTTATATCTCCCTCGCTGAAGAGTCCTTTGCTGCATGATGGAACCCACTGGCAAATTAAGCAATGCTTCTAA
- the LOC117145269 gene encoding probable palmitoyltransferase ZDHHC24 has translation MCYVNSFCQYYANRYPKNFVRIVHPLSIAFVLCSTAFFFSLQMFYIAPKVFGDFAYKLYWILVTFIMHNILGNMLACYVTSSSVNNLSKDSRCPSPEDEPLWHYCKSCKKLRAPRSWHCVLCNTCILRRDHHCIFTGTCIGHNNQRYFFWLTFYLTLGLVTSFATFCMFILQNGGNFMSLSSLILNLISRIFFQNYTGNTFETIAFLFNISASYMPAFMLAYQMQILSQNSSYYNIYDCTYDLGFRKNCQTIMGQRGLWTFISPLLKSPLPHDGAQWQMKQSH, from the coding sequence ATGTGCTACGTGAATAGTTTTTGCCAATACTATGCCAATCGCTACCCGAAGAACTTTGTGAGGATAGTGCATCCACTTTCGATAGCTTTCGTCCTGTGCAGCACAGCGTTCTTCTTCTCACTGCAGATGTTCTACATTGCGCCCAAAGTGTTTGGCGACTTCGCTTACAAGCTCTACTGGATATTGGTCACCTTCATAATGCACAACATTCTTGGTAACATGCTGGCCTGCTATGTGACTAGCTCATCGGTGAACAATTTGTCCAAGGACTCCCGATGCCCGAGTCCAGAGGATGAGCCCCTGTGGCACTATTGCAAATCGTGTAAAAAGCTGAGAGCGCCACGATCCTGGCACTGCGTTTTGTGCAACACCTGCATTTTGAGACGGGACCACCACTGCATATTCACGGGCACTTGCATTGGCCACAATAATCAACGCTATTTCTTCTGGCTCACATTTTATTTAACGCTCGGCTTAGTCACAAGCTTTGCTACATTTTGTATGTTCATCCTGCAGAATGGCGGTAACTTCATGAGTCTCTCGTCCttgattttgaatttaataagTAGGATTTTTTTCCAAAATTATACTGGCAATACTTTCGAGACCATTGCCTTCCTCTTCAATATAAGCGCCAGCTATATGCCTGCCTTTATGTTGGCATATCAAATGCAGATTTTAAGCCAAAACTCTTCCTACTACAATATTTATGATTGCACCTACGATCTGGGTTTCCGAAAGAACTGCCAGACTATAATGGGTCAACGAGGACTCTGGACTTTTATATCGCCCTTGTTGAAAAGTCCTTTGCCCCATGACGGCGCCCAGTGGCAGATGAAGCAGTCTCACTAA
- the LOC117145266 gene encoding probable palmitoyltransferase ZDHHC24 — translation MLRFRVLLRTACGWSQRMCFRTEEGFHRYFQLHRIKVMGLFHSFCAIFLLCLIGFMFVYELCYVLPQITDPHGIWHKLGWFMGIYTVLNVLGNWCLGFMTNTSVDGLLLERQYPVAGEAHLWHYCSTCQKLVPPRSWHCRLCNICILKRDHHCTFFASCIGHTNQRYFLAFLFHLSFGSGQALVYNGILNWTNKAFLVTDPLLLISQDTTQDADFNWKYTIANLFKLNLFLFVAPLFMFVFQMVMVYRNSTCYKMLDRSYDVGWRRNFDMVLGKRRFWIFFLPTIASPLPTDGTQWLQKQTV, via the coding sequence TAAGAACTGCTTGCGGTTGGAGTCAAAGAATGTGTTTTCGAACCGAGGAAGGGTTTCATCGTTACTTTCAACTGCATCGCATAAAAGTTATGGGCCTATTTCATTCTTTCTGTGCAATATTTTTACTATGTCTGATTGGATTTATGTTTGTCTACGAATTATGTTATGTTTTGCCGCAAATAACTGATCCCCATGGTATATGGCACAAATTGGGCTGGTTTATGGGAATCTATACAGTCCTTAATGTATTGGGCAACTGGTGCCTCGGCTTTATGACCAATACCTCAGTCGATGGTTTACTTCTGGAAAGACAGTATCCCGTGGCAGGTGAGGCTCACCTGTGGCACTACTGCTCCACATGCCAAAAGCTGGTGCCACCGAGATCCTGGCACTGCAGATTGTGCAACATTTGCATTCTGAAGCGGGATCACCACTGCACCTTCTTTGCCAGTTGCATTGGCCATACAAATCAGAGGTATTTTCTCGCCTTCTTGTTTCACCTGAGCTTTGGCAGCGGACAGGCGCTCGTCTACAATGGCATTTTGAATTGGACAAACAAGGCCTTTTTGGTCACCGATCCTTTGTTGCTAATATCCCAGGATACAACCCAAGATGCTGATTTTAACTGGAAGTACACCATCGCCAACCTTTTCAAACTgaatttgtttctttttgtGGCCCCGCTCTTCATGTTCGTCTTTCAAATGGTAATGGTATATCGGAACAGTACATGCTATAAGATGCTAGATCGCAGCTATGACGTTGGTTGGAGAAGAAATTTTGATATGGTCCTGGGAAAACGACGTTTCTGGATTTTCTTCTTGCCAACGATCGCAAGTCCTCTTCCTACCGATGGCACTCAGTGGCTCCAGAAGCAGACAGTATAA